Part of the Bradyrhizobium sp. AZCC 1721 genome, AGAAGATCGGCCTCGTCGGCCCGAACGGGGCGGGCAAGACCACGCTTTTCCGGATGATCTCGGGCCAGGAACTACCCGACGAGGGCCAGGTCTCGCTCGATCGGGGGATCACTATCGGCTATTTCAGCCAGGACGTCGGCGAGATGTCGGGCCGCAGCGCCGTAGCCGAGGTGATGGACGGCGCCGGACCTGTCAGCGTCGTGGCAAACGAGCTCAGGGAGCTCGAGGCCGCCATGGCCGACCCGGATCGTGCCGACGAGATGGAAGATATCATCGCGCGCTACGGCGAGGTGCAGCACCGCTTCGAGGAGCTCGACGGCTATGCGCTTGACGGCCGGGCTCGCGAGGCGTTGTCGGGCTTAGGCTTCAGCCAGGAGATGATGGAGGGTGACGTCGGCGCGCTTTCCGGCGGCTGGAAGATGCGGGTCGCGTTGGCACGCATCCTCCTGATGCGGCCTGACGTGATGCTGCTGGATGAGCCGAGCAACCATCTCGATCTCGAGAGCCTGATCTGGCTCGAGCAGTTCCTGAAGGGATACGAGGGCGCGCTGTTGATGACCTCGCATGACCGCGAGTTCATCAACCGTATCATCAACAAGGTCGTCGAGATCGACGGCGGGACGCTCACGACATATTCCGGCAACTACGAGTTCTACGAGCAGCAGCGCGCGCTGAACGAAAAGCAGCAGCAGGCCCAGTTTGAGCGCCAACAGGCGATGCTGGCGAAGGAGATCAAGTTCATCGAGCGCTTCAAGGCGCGCGCTTCGCATGCGGCGCAGGTGCAGAGCCGGGTGAAAAAGCTCGACAAGATCGAGCGCGTCGAGCCGCCGAAGCGGCGACAGACGGTGGCGTTCGAATTCCTGCCGGCGCCGCGCTCGGGCGAGGATGTCGTCAGCCTGAAGAACATCCACAAGGGCTATGGCAGCCGCACCATCTATCAGGGCCTTGATTTCATGATCCGCCGCAAGGAGCGGTGGTGCGTGATGGGCGTCAACGGCGCCGGCAAGTCGACGCTGTTGAAGCTGGTGGCGGGCTCGGCCGAACCCGACGATGGCATGGTGGCGATCGGCGGCAGCGTGAAGATGGGCTACTTTGCCCAGCACGCCATGGACCTGCTCGACGGTGAGCGCACGGTGTTCGAATGGCTGGAAGATTCCTTTCCGCAGGCGGGACAAGGTTCGCTCCGCGCGCTCGCGGGCTGCTTTGGTTTCTCCGGCGACGACGTCGAGAAGAAGTGCCGCGTGCTCTCGGGCGGCGAGAAGGCGCGGCTGGTGATGGCAAAAATGCTCTACGATCCGCCGAATTTCCTGGTGCTGGACGAGCCGACCAACCACCTGGACCTCGCGACCAAGGAAATGCTGATCAATGCGCTGTCCGAGTTCGAGGGCACCATGCTGTTCGTGTCCCACGACCGGCATTTCCTCGCGGCGCTCTCCAACCGCGTGCTCGAGCTGACGCCGGAGGGCATCCACCAATTTGGCGGCGGTTACACCGAATATGTCGCGCGCACCGGGCACGAAGCGCCGGGCTTGCGGAGTTAGCCTCGCAGCCTGGATGGAGCGAAGCGCGATCCGGCAACAGCCTATTTGCCTACCAGTGGGGCGATGGCCTCAATCTCATTGGTCCAGATGCCGCCGGAATAGTTTTGCGGCAGCCGCGCGAACTGCTCCGGCGTATCGATCCCGGTCGAGAATTCGCCGCCGCGATAGGGGCCAAGCACGAAAACCTCGCTGTTGGCCGCCTTCATGCGGTTGAGGAAGCGGTCGGGCCAACCCCACATCCACGGCGCGACGTTGATCGGCAGCATCACTATCGCGTTGCTGCACGCTTTCGGCACGATGCCGGTCCAACCGTACCCGATGTAGCCGAGCAGGCAGCTCTTGATCGTGGCGCGCGAGATCGTCCGGACATCCGGAAGGCGCTGGCGCACGATCCCGACCGGCTCGTCGCCGCCATATACCATGATCTGCGCCCGGCGTTCGGCGGAGAGCCTGCCCAGCACGGCCGCCAGCTTCTCCCCCTCGGACGGGTCGCGGCCCTTTACGTTGATCAGGAGCCGCTGCTGCGGAAGGGTCGCCAGCACCTCGGTGAGTGTCGGCATCAGGCCGATGCCCTTGCCGCGAAACGGAAAGGTCTTGCTACCATCGGCTGTATAGCCATGGCCGATATCGAGCTTCTTCAAATAGGCCATGGAGTGTTCGCGCGTGACGCCGTGCCCGTCGGTGCGGCAATCCAGCGTCCAGTCGTGAAACACCGCGAATTCGCCGTCGGTCGTCGGGTGAACGTCGAACTCGACGACATCGGCGCCGGCCGCAAGGCTGGCTCGCATCGATTCGATCGTGTTCTCCAGATAGTGATGGCTTGAAGGCAACATTCGCGCCGCCGTGCAGGTGTCGTTCTTCAGCTCGCGCTCGTCGAAGCGCTGAGCAATGCCGCGATGCGCGAGCAGGACGGGCTTGCCCTCCTGATGGGCAGCGAGATGATCGGTGTTGTTGAGGTAAATGGCTGCGCCAAAGACGGCGATCGCCGCCGCCGCATATTTCAGTTTCTTGTTCAAGGCTTGCCCCCGCGTAGGAGGCGGATCGCTAGGCATGATTTTTGGTCTATTTGCGGCAGCGGATGCGGGGAGGCACGAAACGCATGGCGCTGCGCATCGCGCCGGCTTGTCGGCGCTGAAGCTGCCCGTTACCGTGTTTCAAAGCGCCGACCGTCGGCCTGATCACGGCTGACGGCGACCGCTTCGATTATCGATTCAAACGGGCCTGACTGACGATGGGAATGCAACGGATGGATTTCGAGACGCTGGTTCAGACCCGCAAAAGCGTGCGCGGCTTTACCAAGGAGCCCGTCTCCCGCGCCGTCATCGAGGACATCATCGAAGTCGCCAAGCGCGCACCGTCGTCGATGAACACACAGCCCTGGCACATCCATGTCCTGACCGGCGAACCGCTGGAGGAGGTGCGCCGTCGCAACATGGAGGAAATGATTGCGGGCGCCAAGCCGAAGCGCGATATTATCAGCCATGGCGAATACCAGGGCGTGCACCGCGGCCGGCAGGTCGATATCGCCAAAAAGCTGTTCGCCGTAATGGGCATCGCGCGTGACGACAAACCGATGCGGCAGGACTGGGTGCTGCGCGGCTTTCGCCAGTTCGACGCGCCGGTCTCGCTGGTCCTGACCTACGACAAAATTCTCGATCCTGGCGCGGTCTGCCACTTCGATCTCGGCGCACTCTGCTATGGCATCGTGCTCGCCGCCTGGGACCGCGGGCTTGGCAGCGTCATCAACGGGCAGGGAATCATGCGCTCGGACATCGTGCGCGAGGTCGCCAATATCCCCGAGGACGAGGTCATCATGACCTGCGTCGCCGTGGGCTATCCCGACGACAACTTTCCCGCCAATGCCGTCCGCTCCGACCGCGAGCTGAACAGCGATTTCGTCCGCTATATCGGCTTTGCCGATTGACGAGCGAATTTACGCCGCCCGCACCTCCGAGAGGAAGCGGTTGACCTGCCCGGCGAGGTCCTTGGACTGCGAGGATAACTGCTCGGCCGCACCGAGCACCTGATTGGCGGCAGCGCCGGTATCGTCGGCGGCCTTCTGGACGCCGGTGATGTTGGAATTGACCTCCTGGGTGCCGCGCGCGGCTTCCTGCACGCTGCGGGAGATTTCCTTGGTCGCGGAGCCCTGTTCCTCGATCGCGGCGGCAATCGCGGTTCCGATCTGGTCGATCTCGGCGATCACGTTGGCGACGTTCTGAATCGCCGTCACGGTCTGATCGCTCGCCGCCTGAATCGACGCGATCTGCTCGGAGATTTCCGTGGTCGCCTTGGCAGTCTGGCCGGCCAGCGATTTGACTTCGGAAGCGACGACCGCAAAGCCACGGCCGGCATCGCCGGCGCGCGCGGCCTCGATGGTCGCGTTCAGTGCCAGCAGGTTGGTCTGCGCGGCAATGCTCTGGATCAGCGTCACGACGTCGCCGATCTTCTGCGCGCCCTCGGCGAGCGAGCGGGCGGTCTCGCCGGTGCGCCGCGCATTATCGACGGCGCGGGCGGCGATTTCGGTCGATTGCGCGACCTGGCGGCCGATCTCGGAGATCGAGGAGGTCAATTCTTCGGTGGCGCTGGCAACCGTCTGCACGTTGGCCGAGGTCTGCTCGGAAGCGGCGGCAACGATCGCCGCCTGGCGGTTGGTGGCGGTCGCCGTCGACGACATCGACTGCGCGGTGTCTTCCATGACGGACGAGGCGGCCGAAAGTCCGCCCACGAGTTCGGTGACCTTGGCTTCGAACACGCGCGTGAGTTCGTCAAGCACCTGGGCGCGGCGCATCTTGCCGTCGTTCTCGGCGGCCTTCTCGGCGGCAAGACGTTCCGCCTCGATCATGTTGTCCTTGAAAACGCGCACCGCCGATGCCATCGCGCCGATCTCGTCGCCGCGGCCGGCGCCGGCGATTTCACCGGATACGTCGCCGCTGGCCAGCCGCGACATGGTGGTGGTGAGGTCGACGATCGGCATGCAGACGCGGCGGCGCACCATCACGATCAGCGTGGCGCTGGCGGCGACAACCGCGATCAGGCCCGCCAGCGCGATGAGGAAGCTGAAGCGCGCGGAGGAATAGGCCTCACCGAGCACCTGCTCGGCGTTGTCGTAGAACGCGTCGCGGACCGTAATGATGGACGCAAGACCGAGTTGAGTCTCCGCGTAGTAGGTTTCCATATCATGTTCATACTTGCCACTGATGGCGCCATCCTTGACGAGCTTCAGCTCTTTGCCGAAGCGATCGACATAGGCCGCGTTCATCTTGTCGAGCGCCGCGGCCACATTAGCCGGCGTAGAGGGATTGCCGCGCAATTCCTGCAGCGACATCAGAATCTGATCGTTTCTCCCTTGCGAGCGGCTGATCTCCATCTTCTCGGCTTCGGTGGCTACCCGGTTGGCGCCGATGAGA contains:
- a CDS encoding ABC-F family ATP-binding cassette domain-containing protein, which codes for MIRLDNVSKQVGHQILFIEASAALQKGEKIGLVGPNGAGKTTLFRMISGQELPDEGQVSLDRGITIGYFSQDVGEMSGRSAVAEVMDGAGPVSVVANELRELEAAMADPDRADEMEDIIARYGEVQHRFEELDGYALDGRAREALSGLGFSQEMMEGDVGALSGGWKMRVALARILLMRPDVMLLDEPSNHLDLESLIWLEQFLKGYEGALLMTSHDREFINRIINKVVEIDGGTLTTYSGNYEFYEQQRALNEKQQQAQFERQQAMLAKEIKFIERFKARASHAAQVQSRVKKLDKIERVEPPKRRQTVAFEFLPAPRSGEDVVSLKNIHKGYGSRTIYQGLDFMIRRKERWCVMGVNGAGKSTLLKLVAGSAEPDDGMVAIGGSVKMGYFAQHAMDLLDGERTVFEWLEDSFPQAGQGSLRALAGCFGFSGDDVEKKCRVLSGGEKARLVMAKMLYDPPNFLVLDEPTNHLDLATKEMLINALSEFEGTMLFVSHDRHFLAALSNRVLELTPEGIHQFGGGYTEYVARTGHEAPGLRS
- a CDS encoding glycerophosphodiester phosphodiesterase family protein, encoding MNKKLKYAAAAIAVFGAAIYLNNTDHLAAHQEGKPVLLAHRGIAQRFDERELKNDTCTAARMLPSSHHYLENTIESMRASLAAGADVVEFDVHPTTDGEFAVFHDWTLDCRTDGHGVTREHSMAYLKKLDIGHGYTADGSKTFPFRGKGIGLMPTLTEVLATLPQQRLLINVKGRDPSEGEKLAAVLGRLSAERRAQIMVYGGDEPVGIVRQRLPDVRTISRATIKSCLLGYIGYGWTGIVPKACSNAIVMLPINVAPWMWGWPDRFLNRMKAANSEVFVLGPYRGGEFSTGIDTPEQFARLPQNYSGGIWTNEIEAIAPLVGK
- a CDS encoding nitroreductase, translated to MDFETLVQTRKSVRGFTKEPVSRAVIEDIIEVAKRAPSSMNTQPWHIHVLTGEPLEEVRRRNMEEMIAGAKPKRDIISHGEYQGVHRGRQVDIAKKLFAVMGIARDDKPMRQDWVLRGFRQFDAPVSLVLTYDKILDPGAVCHFDLGALCYGIVLAAWDRGLGSVINGQGIMRSDIVREVANIPEDEVIMTCVAVGYPDDNFPANAVRSDRELNSDFVRYIGFAD
- a CDS encoding methyl-accepting chemotaxis protein, whose translation is MKIGTLLTAAIVSLSAVGGGLAVYVAVSKYQTMDKVSVAQSRLEVVRAVGDIPRYMNPERGFATNIMFGPPTVDPKLLAELDKYRKNTDGARDKMNRVKATLAGAIEDSAAVGSSIDALNTQFAALRAGIDKALTGPPEARRDAARKIVSDNSVFNKAVTTLLDEQVRKIALLDGTAYRQASYANVAWTLRDVGGLNSSLHKNLIGANRVATEAEKMEISRSQGRNDQILMSLQELRGNPSTPANVAAALDKMNAAYVDRFGKELKLVKDGAISGKYEHDMETYYAETQLGLASIITVRDAFYDNAEQVLGEAYSSARFSFLIALAGLIAVVAASATLIVMVRRRVCMPIVDLTTTMSRLASGDVSGEIAGAGRGDEIGAMASAVRVFKDNMIEAERLAAEKAAENDGKMRRAQVLDELTRVFEAKVTELVGGLSAASSVMEDTAQSMSSTATATNRQAAIVAAASEQTSANVQTVASATEELTSSISEIGRQVAQSTEIAARAVDNARRTGETARSLAEGAQKIGDVVTLIQSIAAQTNLLALNATIEAARAGDAGRGFAVVASEVKSLAGQTAKATTEISEQIASIQAASDQTVTAIQNVANVIAEIDQIGTAIAAAIEEQGSATKEISRSVQEAARGTQEVNSNITGVQKAADDTGAAANQVLGAAEQLSSQSKDLAGQVNRFLSEVRAA